The Oscillospiraceae bacterium genome contains a region encoding:
- a CDS encoding transposase, with protein sequence MELVCRLLEVSRSGYYEWLGRKPSLRRQKDQELKRRLLSLHQRYPALGLDSLYHLIRPQLSCSRKRIHRLMNEMNISSTRRRAYKATTNSRHAHPIAPNLLARRFSFDKPDTAWVGDITYIPTGEGWLYCAVVKDLCTKQIVGYAFSDRIDTNLTLAALGMAVRRRKPLPGLIFHSDRGVQYAAYAYRQRLASLGIRQSMSRKGDPYDNAVAENFFSCLKCECVHLRHFASRAQAMADVFAYIETFYNPVRPHSSIGWRPPDAFARALSEHPAA encoded by the coding sequence GTGGAACTTGTATGCCGACTGCTGGAGGTCTCCCGCAGCGGGTACTACGAATGGCTGGGCCGCAAACCCTCTTTGCGCCGGCAGAAGGATCAGGAACTGAAACGCCGGCTGCTGAGCCTGCACCAGCGTTATCCCGCCCTTGGGCTGGACAGCCTGTATCACCTGATCCGCCCGCAGCTTTCCTGCTCGCGCAAGCGCATCCACCGCCTGATGAACGAGATGAACATCTCCTCCACGCGCAGGCGTGCCTACAAAGCCACGACCAACTCAAGACACGCGCACCCCATCGCGCCCAATCTCCTTGCGCGCCGCTTCTCCTTTGACAAGCCAGACACCGCATGGGTCGGCGATATTACCTATATCCCCACCGGCGAGGGCTGGCTCTACTGCGCTGTTGTGAAAGACCTTTGCACAAAGCAGATCGTCGGCTACGCCTTCTCCGACCGCATCGACACAAATCTCACTCTCGCCGCCCTCGGCATGGCCGTCCGGCGCCGCAAGCCTCTGCCCGGCCTCATCTTCCACTCCGACCGCGGCGTCCAATACGCCGCCTACGCTTACCGTCAGCGTCTCGCCAGCCTCGGCATCCGGCAAAGCATGTCCCGCAAGGGCGATCCCTATGACAACGCCGTGGCCGAAAACTTCTTCAGCTGCCTCAAGTGCGAGTGCGTCCATCTGCGCCATTTCGCCTCAAGGGCACAAGCCATGGCAGACGTCTTCGCTTATATCGAGACCTTTTACAACCCAGTGCGCCCGCATTCCTCTATTGGCTGGCGTCCTCCGGATGCCTTTGCGCGTGCCTTGTCTGAGCATCCCGCCGCCTGA
- a CDS encoding terminase large subunit has protein sequence MTAYSRPAVTVDLKNVIGPGFYDSHRAVREQRAHTLVEEGGRGSLKSSFCSVEIVLWLLKWPQSHALVMRQMGNTLEDSVYAQMLWAVAKLGLSEHFLEKKSPLRLIYKPTGQTIYFRGLDDEMKIKGIKPKFGYIGCLWFEEADQLRRGENAVLSVKQSAFRGSGSNPTLTLISFNPPANARNWANRYAREQQPGKLVHHSSYLKAPADWLGKEFLDGADWLRKTKPLKYRHMYLGEMVGSGTQVFDNIVSRKITAKEIAGFDNIISGVDWGYYPDPWVFIRTYYHASTRTLYIFDEARGNKMSNKVTAGIVKSKVTPGELILADLADEKACADYRSYGLRCWSARKGPGSRELGVRWLQGLNAIVIDPVKCPCVLQEFLEWEYEVAPDGTVLGTLMDANDHGIDAARYACSRIWQRKGA, from the coding sequence TTGACAGCATATAGCCGCCCGGCGGTGACGGTCGATTTAAAGAACGTGATCGGGCCGGGGTTCTATGATTCGCACCGGGCGGTCCGGGAGCAGCGGGCCCATACACTGGTGGAGGAAGGCGGGCGCGGAAGCCTGAAAAGCTCGTTCTGCAGTGTTGAGATCGTGCTGTGGCTGCTGAAGTGGCCGCAAAGCCACGCGCTGGTGATGCGGCAGATGGGAAACACGCTTGAGGACAGCGTATACGCGCAGATGCTGTGGGCCGTCGCAAAGCTGGGGCTGTCGGAGCATTTTCTGGAGAAAAAGAGCCCGCTGCGCCTCATTTACAAGCCCACGGGCCAGACCATCTATTTCCGCGGCCTGGACGATGAGATGAAAATTAAGGGTATCAAACCGAAGTTCGGATACATTGGCTGCCTGTGGTTCGAGGAAGCGGACCAGCTGCGCCGCGGCGAAAACGCGGTGCTGAGCGTGAAGCAGTCCGCGTTCCGCGGCTCGGGGAGCAACCCGACCTTAACGCTCATCAGCTTCAACCCACCCGCCAACGCCCGGAACTGGGCCAACCGGTACGCGCGAGAGCAGCAGCCGGGCAAGCTGGTGCATCATTCATCTTACCTGAAAGCTCCGGCGGACTGGCTGGGCAAGGAGTTCCTGGACGGTGCGGACTGGCTGCGCAAGACAAAACCGCTGAAGTACCGGCACATGTACCTGGGCGAGATGGTGGGCAGCGGAACACAAGTGTTTGACAACATCGTGAGCCGGAAGATCACGGCAAAAGAGATCGCAGGCTTCGACAACATCATCAGCGGCGTGGACTGGGGGTACTACCCCGACCCGTGGGTGTTCATCCGCACGTATTACCACGCGAGCACCCGGACGCTGTACATCTTCGACGAGGCGCGCGGTAACAAAATGTCGAATAAGGTTACGGCCGGAATTGTCAAAAGCAAAGTCACACCCGGTGAATTGATTTTGGCAGATCTTGCAGATGAAAAAGCCTGCGCGGATTACCGCAGTTACGGCCTGCGGTGCTGGTCTGCCCGGAAAGGGCCGGGCAGCCGTGAGCTGGGCGTGCGGTGGCTGCAAGGCCTAAACGCCATTGTGATCGACCCGGTAAAATGCCCGTGTGTGCTGCAGGAGTTCCTGGAATGGGAGTACGAGGTAGCGCCGGACGGCACGGTGCTGGGGACTTTGATGGACGCAAACGACCACGGTATCGACGCGGCGCGGTATGCCTGCAGCCGCATCTGGCAGCGCAAAGGAGCGTGA